DNA from Kitasatospora acidiphila:
GCGCTCCTCGTCCGGCTCGTTGGCCAGCCGGGTGCGTATCGAGCTGAGCACGGTGTCCAGCATCTCCTCCGGCTCGACCCCGTCCAGGCAGACCACGAAGACATGGCCGAACCGGGCCTCGTAGGCGGCGTGCGCGGCCCGGAGCGCGGTGTGCGCGGCCTGGCTGCCGGGCGCCCGCATGCCGAGCAGCGGCTGCGGCATCCAACTCTCGTCGGCCAGCGCCTCGGCCAGATCGCTGGGGCGCAGGTCGTAGGAGGCCTCACTGGCCGCGGCGAGCAGGGAGTCCAGATCGGGGTAGGGGCGGTGGGCGGTGAGTCGCAGGGCCCAGCGGTGGCTGCCGCAGCAGGCGAGCAGCGCCTCCTCGGCGGCACCGGGGTCGGCCTCGTTGAACCGGTGCAGCCCGACTGCCGGCAGCACGGGGCGGCCGGCGGCGGTGCTGGTGGGGCGGGGTGCGGGGATGCCGACCTGATCGCGAGCGCGATCAGGAGGGGTGTCGCTGGCCAGCGGGTCCTCCTCGGGAGGGAAAGAGGGCGTCAGGATGGCGGTGAGGTCGTAACCAGCATGGATCACGGCACGGCGCGGACGAGGTCACCCGCGCGGGGTCGTGCTCCTCCCGGGCAGCGCCACCACGGTAGTTGAGCGCTCATCAGTTGGGGAGGGCGATGACCGAATTCACCCTGACGAGCTATCAAGTTGTGACCGGTGGGCTACCGGTGAACATGAGCGCGCGAAGCAAGCTCATCATTCGATGCCGTGGGGAACGGGTGGGACCGCTCCGGATCACCGGGGGCAGCTGGTCCCCTGCGCCGGCATCGTGCCGCTGACCAGGTAGGCGTCCAGCGCCCGGTCCACGCAGGAGTTGCCGCTGCCGAAGGCCGCGTGCCCCTCGCCCTGCCGGGTCAGCAGGGTGGCGTCGGCGAAGCCCTTGGCCAGGTTGACGGCCTGCTGGTACGGGGTGGCCGGGTCGTCGGTGGTGCCGATCACCAGGATCGGGGCGCTGCCCTGGGCCCGGACGGTGTGCGGCTGCTCGGTGGTCCGGTACGGCCAGTCGGCGCAGGCCGGGGTGGTCAGGTCGGCGGCCGCGGTGTCCCGGTTGAGCAGCGGGGCCTGCTGCTTGAGCTCGGCCAGCACCTTCTGCACCTGGTCCGGCGAGGGCGTCACGCTGGGCGCGTCGGCGCAGCTGATCGCGGTCTGGGCGTCGTCGGAGGCGGTGTAGTGGCCGTTCTGCCGCCCGTTGTAGGCGTCCGCGGCGGACAGCAGGGCCGAGCCGTCGCCCAGCTTCATCGCGGTGAACAGCGCCTCGCGCAGCTGCCGCCAGGCGGTGTCCTGGTCGCCGTAGAGGAAGAGGAGGGTGCCGGTCCAGCCGAGGGTCGAGGTGAGCTTGCGCCGGCCGGGGTCGCCGGTGGACAGCGGCTTGTCGCGCAGGCCGTCCAGGAAGGCGGCGGCCTGCTCCCCGGCGGCGGCCGGGTCGTCGCCCAGCGGGCACTCGTCGTGGTGGTTGGTCACGCAGTCGGTGGCGAACCGCTCCAGCGACTTCTCGAAGCCGATCTGCTGCTGCACGCTGGCGTCCAGCCGGTCGGCGGCCGGGTCGACCGCGCCGTCCAGCACCAGGCGGCCGGTGTTCTGCGGGAACTGCTCGGCGTAGAGCGCGCCCAGGTAGGTGCCGTAGGAGATGCCCAGGTAGTCGAGCTTGGGGTCGCCGAGCGCCTGGCGCAGCGCGTCCATGTCGCGCGCGGTGTTGCGGGTGCCGACGAACGGCAGCAAGCTGCCGGCCGCCCGCTCGCAGGCCGCTGCGTAGTCCTTGGCCTGCTGGGCCCGCTTGGCGGCGCGGGCCGTCGGGTCGGCCGGGTCGTCCTGCTGGTCCTGGGCGTCCCGCTGCTGGTCGGTCAGGCAGTGGATCGGTGAGCTGTCACCGGTGCCGCGCGGGTCGAAGCCGACGATGTCGAAGTGGTCGTGCAGCGGGCCGTCGAACTGTGCGGTGGAGTCCTTCACCATGGCGACGCCGGACTCGCCCGGCCCGCCCGGGTTGACGATCAGCGAGCCGACCCGGGTGGCCCGGTCGCGGGCCGGCTCCCGGATCAGTGCCAGCTGGAGGCTGTCGCCGTCCGGGTGCGCGTAGTCCAGCGGCACCCGCAGCTTGCCGCACTGCAGGCCCGAGCCGCAGGAGGTCCAGTGGATCGGGCCGTCGGGCCGGCCCGGCGCGGGCGTGCCGGGGCTGCCGGAGCAGCCGGCCAGCAGCACCGCGCCGAGCACGGCGGCCACCGCGAGGCGTCGCATCAGTCCCGGTGCACCTTGTAGTTGGAGGCCTGGGCCCGCGGCCGCACCACCAGCAGGTCGATGTTGACGTGCGAGGGGCGGGTGACCGCCCAGGCCACCGTGTCGGCGATGTCCTCCGCGGTGAGCGGGTGCGAGACGCCCTGGTAGACGGCGGCCGCCTTGGCCTCGTCGCCGCGGAACCGGGTGACGGCGAAGCCCTCCGACTTGACCATGCCCGGGGCGATCTCGATCACCCGGATCGGCTCGCCGACCAGCTCGAGGCGCAGCGTGGCGGCGATGGTGTGCGCGGCGTGCTTGGCCGCGACGTAGCCGCCGCCGCCCTCGTAGGCGGCCAGCGCGGCGGTGGAGGAGAGGATCAGCACGGTGCCGTCACCGCCGGCCCGCAGCACCGGCAGCAGCGCCTGCGTCATGTGCAGCACGCCCAGCACGTTCACCTGGTACATCGCCAGCCAGTCGGCCGGGTCGCCCTGCTCCACCGAGTCGGCGCCGAGCGCCCCACCGGCGTTGTTGACCAGGACGTCGACCTGGCCGACCTCCCGGGCGAAGGCGTCCACCGCGGCACGGTCGGTGACGTCCAGGGTGACCGCGGTCGCGGTGCCGCCGCGCGCCTCGATCTCCTTGGCGAGCTCCTCGATCCGCTCGGTGCGACGGGCGGTCAGCACCACCGAGAAGCCCTCCGCGGCCAGCCGCCGCGCCGTCGCCGCGCCGATCCCGCTGCTCGCCCCGGTGACCACCGCGACCTTCTGCCCAGCGCTGCTCATTGCCGTCCTCTCCTCGTACCCGTGTGCGGCTCCAATCATGGCAGGCGGCTGTGAGGAAGGTCCCAGAATGGGAACCTGTCGTGGTTCGAGCAGCGGCCCCTACAGTGCGTAACACCAGCTGAACAGTGATCAGCATGATCCGGAGGTTCCCCCCATGGCGCCCGAGCCACGCCGTACTGAGTCCGGCTTCTTGATCGACCCCCTCTACGGTCCCGAGCAGCCGATCGAGCGGCTCGGCGTGCCGGGGGAGTACCCCTTCACCCGCGGCGTCTACCCGTCGATGTACACCGGGCGGCCGTGGACCATGCGCCAGTACGCCGGCTTCGGCACCGCGGCGGAGTCCAACGCCCGCTACAAGCAGCTGATCGCCAACGGCACCATGGGCCTGTCGGTCGCCTTCGACCTGCCCACCCAGATGGGGTACGACTCGGACGCGCCGATCTCGGCCGGCGAGGTCGGCAAGGTCGGCGTGGCGATCGACAGCGTCGACGACATGAGCGTGCTCTTCGACGGCATCCCGCTGGGCGAGGTCTCCACCTCGATGACCATCAACGCGCCCGGCTCGCTGCTGCTGCTGCTCTACCAGCTGGTCGGCGAGTCCCAGGGGGTGGCGTCGAACAAGCTCACCGGCACCATCCAGAACGACGTGCTCAAGGAGTACATCGCCCGCGGCACCTACATCTTCCCGCCCAAGCCGAGCCTGCGGCTGATCGCGGACGTCTTCCAGTACTGCAAGGCCGAGATCCCCAAGTGGAACACCATCTCGATCTCCGGCTACCACATGGCCGAGGCCGGGGCGAACCCCGCGCAGGAGATCGCCTTCACGCTGGCCAACGGCATCGAGTACGTGCGCACCGCGGTGGCCGCCGGGATGGACGTGGACGACTTCGCGCCGCGGCTGTCGTTCTTCTTCGTCTCCCGCACCACGCTGCTCGAAGAGGTCGCCAAGTTCCGTGCCGCGCGCCGGATCTGGGCCCGGGTGATGCGTGACACCTTCGGTGCCAAGAACCCCAAGTCGCAGATGCTGCGCTTCCACACCCAGACCGCGGGCGTCCAACTCACCGCCCAGCAGCCCGAGGTGAACCTGGTCCGGGTCTCCGTCCAGGCGCTCGCCGCGGTGCTCGGCGGCACCCAGTCGCTGCACACCAACAGCTTCGACGAGGCCATCGCGCTGCCCACCGAGAAGTCCGCCCGACTGGCGCTGCGCACCCAGCAGGTGCTCGCCTACGAGACCGACATCACCGCCACCGTCGACCCGTTCGCCGGCTCCTACGTGGTGGAGGCGATGACCGACGAGCTGGAGGGCGCCGCCGTCGAACTCATCGAGAAGATCGAGGAGATGGGCGGCGCGGTGGCCGCCATCGAGAACGGCTACCAGAAGTCGGAGATCGAGCGCACCGCCTACCGGATCCAGCAGGAGACCGACTCCGGCGAGCGCACCGTGGTCGGCGTCAACCGCTTCCAGCTGGATGCCGAGGAGCCCTACGAGCCGCTCCGGGTGGACCCGGCGATCGAGGCGCAGCAGGCCGAGCGGCTGGCCCGGCTGCGCGCCGACCGCGACTCCTCGGCGGTGGAGCGGGCCCTGACCGCGCTGCGCAAGGCGGCCGAGGGCAGCAACAACGTGCTCTACCCGATGAAGGAGGCGCTGGCCGCCAAGGCCACCGTCGGCGAGGTCAGCAACGCGCTGCGGGAGATCTGGGGCACCTACACCCCGGTCGACCGGTTCTGACCGGGCCATAGGGAAAGCGGAGAGGCCCGCGACCGGATCGGTCGCGGGCCTCACGCGTTCAGGTCAACCGGGCTGACTACTCGTCACCCTGGCTGTTGTCGTCCTGGCCCTGGTTGCCGTGCAGGCCGAAGGACTTGAAGAAGCCGGTGCCCGGGGAGCCGACACCGGTCGCGGTGTCGTAGCCCTTGGCGGCCGCCAGGCCCTGGTCGGCACCGATCTTGTACAGGCGCACCTTGAGCAGGCCGCCCACGGTGCCCAGGTCCACCACGTTGCCGCGCGCGGTGTGCACCGCGGCGTCGTTGACGTCGTGGAACGCGCGGGTGCCGGCCCGGTCGTACAGCGACGGGTTGGCGAAGCCGACCGGACGGCCGCCACGGGCCTGGATCACGTCGGCCATCATCGCGGCGAACTCCGGCGAGGAGACCGAGGTGCCGCCGTAGCCGCCCTCGCTGTAGGCGCCGCCGGCCGGGGTGTAGCCGACCAGGGTGGCCGCCACCAGGTCACCGCTCATCGCGACGTCCGGGGTGGCGCGCAGCGGGGTGGCCGACTTGGTGCCGTCCGCCGCCACCGTGGAGATGCTGTCCGCGACCACGCCCTGCTGGTACCACGGCTGCGGGAAGTCCTTGGAGACACCGCCGCCGCCACCGAAGTAGAAGTTGCCGGGGAACGGGGTCCAGGACTGCTGGTCGGTCGAGAGCACCGAGCGGCGGTCGCCCATCGAGACCTCGTGGCCGTAGCTGCCGGACTTGTCCTTCAGCTCCAGCGCGGTGCCGCCGACGCCGGTGATCCACGGCGAGGCCGAGGGCCACTGGGTCTGCGCCTGGTTGGTGTCGGCCTGGCAGTTGACGCCGGTCGCGGCGGCGGTCGGCGAGTTGTCGCCGCAGTCGCCGGCGGAGGCCATGAAGGTGATGCCCTCGGCCGCGCCGCGCTCCAGCGCCTGGTTGTCGGCCGCGATCACGCCCGGGTCGAGGTCACCGCTCTTGCCGTGCATGATCTCGCCCCAGGAGTTGGAGACGATGTCGGCCAGGTGGTTGTCCACGATCTTGTTCAGCGCGGCGGTCAGGTCCTGGTCGTAGCAGGAGTTGGCGCCGACGTAGACCACGTTGGCGTCCGGCGCCAGGCCGTGCACCATCTCGACGTCCAGCGACTCCTCGCCCGACCAGTCGCCGCAGTCGGCCTGGTGCTGCCACTGGTCCGGGGTGACGACCTCGGAGTACTGGCCCGGGGCGAACGGCTGGTCACCGTGCGCGGTGGCGAAGTGGTTGGCGTCCGCCTGCATGGTGCCCAGCGCGTAGGCGTCCACGATGGCGACCCGGGCGCCCTTGCCGGTCAGGCCGGACTTGGTGACGCCGTACGCCTTGCGCAGCTGGCTCGGCACGTAGGAGCAGGGGGCGAACGGCTCGTTCTTCTCGTAGCCCTGCGGAGCGCCGTAGGCGATCTTGGAGCCGAAGCCGTTGTCCGAGCAGGTCGCGACGGTCGGCAGCGAGGTCTGCGGGGCGGCGTTCGCGGCCTTGGCGCCGGACTGGCCGGTGGCCTCGGCGGCGGCCTGCGAGACGGCGTTCGAGGAGGCCTTCTGCACCGAGTCGGCCAGGCCCGAGACGGCCGCCACGTCGGCGGCGACCTGGGCCGGGACCACGGCGTCGGCGGCCGGCGCCTTGTGCACGCCGTCCGGGGTGCGGTAGTTGCGGAACTGGGTGCCCAGCGCCCGGGTCAACTGGTCGGTGGTGCCGTTGACCTGGATGTAGTGCTGGTTGGTCTCGCTGATGGTCAGACCGGAGTCGGTCAGCCACTGGCTGACGGCCTTGACCTGCTCAGGGCTGGTGCCGAACCGGGACTGCACCTGGTCGGCCGACAGGAACTGGCCGAACTGCGGCGAGTTCGGGTCGGAGACGGCCTTGGCGAAGGCGTCCAGGCCGGCCTGGTCGCGGCCGGCCAGGTAGACCCGGGCGGTGGCGGCGGTGCCCGCGGGCACGGCGCCGGCGTCGGCCTGCTGGGTGGCCCAGTCCGGGTGGGTGCCCGGCAGCGCCTTGGCGGCGACGGGCCCGGTCGGGCCGGGGTCGGCGATCGCCGGGGAGGCGACCGCGACCGTTCCCAGGACGAGGGCGGCGGCGGCCGGGGCCGCCACGGTTATCCGGGAGAGCCGGCTGCGATTGGCTGGCACGTGGGTTCCCCACTCTCACTTGGGTCACCTCGTCTGCGGGGGCAGCGGGTGACTGCGCCGTGGCCGCACTTTGTAGGCGCTGCCGGACGCGGGCAGGACGGATCGCCCCGGCGACCGGGCTCCTGAAGGAGGGTCGGCGGTGCGGAGTTTGACTGTGCGGACGT
Protein-coding regions in this window:
- a CDS encoding 2-oxo-4-hydroxy-4-carboxy-5-ureidoimidazoline decarboxylase; this encodes MPAPRPTSTAAGRPVLPAVGLHRFNEADPGAAEEALLACCGSHRWALRLTAHRPYPDLDSLLAAASEASYDLRPSDLAEALADESWMPQPLLGMRAPGSQAAHTALRAAHAAYEARFGHVFVVCLDGVEPEEMLDTVLSSIRTRLANEPDEERLVAAEQLRRIALHRLEHLVASGSS
- a CDS encoding alpha/beta hydrolase; translated protein: MRRLAVAAVLGAVLLAGCSGSPGTPAPGRPDGPIHWTSCGSGLQCGKLRVPLDYAHPDGDSLQLALIREPARDRATRVGSLIVNPGGPGESGVAMVKDSTAQFDGPLHDHFDIVGFDPRGTGDSSPIHCLTDQQRDAQDQQDDPADPTARAAKRAQQAKDYAAACERAAGSLLPFVGTRNTARDMDALRQALGDPKLDYLGISYGTYLGALYAEQFPQNTGRLVLDGAVDPAADRLDASVQQQIGFEKSLERFATDCVTNHHDECPLGDDPAAAGEQAAAFLDGLRDKPLSTGDPGRRKLTSTLGWTGTLLFLYGDQDTAWRQLREALFTAMKLGDGSALLSAADAYNGRQNGHYTASDDAQTAISCADAPSVTPSPDQVQKVLAELKQQAPLLNRDTAAADLTTPACADWPYRTTEQPHTVRAQGSAPILVIGTTDDPATPYQQAVNLAKGFADATLLTRQGEGHAAFGSGNSCVDRALDAYLVSGTMPAQGTSCPR
- a CDS encoding SDR family NAD(P)-dependent oxidoreductase, with product MSSAGQKVAVVTGASSGIGAATARRLAAEGFSVVLTARRTERIEELAKEIEARGGTATAVTLDVTDRAAVDAFAREVGQVDVLVNNAGGALGADSVEQGDPADWLAMYQVNVLGVLHMTQALLPVLRAGGDGTVLILSSTAALAAYEGGGGYVAAKHAAHTIAATLRLELVGEPIRVIEIAPGMVKSEGFAVTRFRGDEAKAAAVYQGVSHPLTAEDIADTVAWAVTRPSHVNIDLLVVRPRAQASNYKVHRD
- a CDS encoding acyl-CoA mutase large subunit family protein, with the translated sequence MAPEPRRTESGFLIDPLYGPEQPIERLGVPGEYPFTRGVYPSMYTGRPWTMRQYAGFGTAAESNARYKQLIANGTMGLSVAFDLPTQMGYDSDAPISAGEVGKVGVAIDSVDDMSVLFDGIPLGEVSTSMTINAPGSLLLLLYQLVGESQGVASNKLTGTIQNDVLKEYIARGTYIFPPKPSLRLIADVFQYCKAEIPKWNTISISGYHMAEAGANPAQEIAFTLANGIEYVRTAVAAGMDVDDFAPRLSFFFVSRTTLLEEVAKFRAARRIWARVMRDTFGAKNPKSQMLRFHTQTAGVQLTAQQPEVNLVRVSVQALAAVLGGTQSLHTNSFDEAIALPTEKSARLALRTQQVLAYETDITATVDPFAGSYVVEAMTDELEGAAVELIEKIEEMGGAVAAIENGYQKSEIERTAYRIQQETDSGERTVVGVNRFQLDAEEPYEPLRVDPAIEAQQAERLARLRADRDSSAVERALTALRKAAEGSNNVLYPMKEALAAKATVGEVSNALREIWGTYTPVDRF
- a CDS encoding S53 family peptidase yields the protein MPANRSRLSRITVAAPAAAALVLGTVAVASPAIADPGPTGPVAAKALPGTHPDWATQQADAGAVPAGTAATARVYLAGRDQAGLDAFAKAVSDPNSPQFGQFLSADQVQSRFGTSPEQVKAVSQWLTDSGLTISETNQHYIQVNGTTDQLTRALGTQFRNYRTPDGVHKAPAADAVVPAQVAADVAAVSGLADSVQKASSNAVSQAAAEATGQSGAKAANAAPQTSLPTVATCSDNGFGSKIAYGAPQGYEKNEPFAPCSYVPSQLRKAYGVTKSGLTGKGARVAIVDAYALGTMQADANHFATAHGDQPFAPGQYSEVVTPDQWQHQADCGDWSGEESLDVEMVHGLAPDANVVYVGANSCYDQDLTAALNKIVDNHLADIVSNSWGEIMHGKSGDLDPGVIAADNQALERGAAEGITFMASAGDCGDNSPTAAATGVNCQADTNQAQTQWPSASPWITGVGGTALELKDKSGSYGHEVSMGDRRSVLSTDQQSWTPFPGNFYFGGGGGVSKDFPQPWYQQGVVADSISTVAADGTKSATPLRATPDVAMSGDLVAATLVGYTPAGGAYSEGGYGGTSVSSPEFAAMMADVIQARGGRPVGFANPSLYDRAGTRAFHDVNDAAVHTARGNVVDLGTVGGLLKVRLYKIGADQGLAAAKGYDTATGVGSPGTGFFKSFGLHGNQGQDDNSQGDE